The DNA window GGTGGAGTGACCTACCGCGACCAGCCCTGGCACAAGGACTGTTTCCTGTGCACCAGCTGCAAACAGCAGCTGTCCGGTCAGAGGTTCACCTCTAGAGACGACTTTGCCTACTGCCTTAACTGCTTCTGCAACCTATACGCCAAGAAGTGTGCCTCCTGCACCACCCCCATCAGCGGTAAATCTGCTGTACCCACTCTGAAATAATGACTGAGACTCATTCCTGACTCTTCCTCTGCCTTTCAGGTCTCGGCGGCAGCAAGTACATCTCCTTCGAGGAGCGCCAGTGGCACAACGACTGCTTCAACTGCAAGAAGTGCTCTGTGTCTCTGGTGGGCCGTGGCTTCCTGACTGAGCGCGATGATATTCTCTGCCCAGACTGCGGCAAAGATATCTAATCGACAACTAAGTGATCAcatcaacaaagaaaaacaagcaaagcAACATTGTTGGGGAAGATAAAAGCAAATAGAAGAGCTTGCAAATGACCTTCGTGGAGAAACGTTGCAGTTTAGGCTCTAATGCTACTAATGAGAATGGAAGTTAGCTGCATTTATGTAAAGATTTTAGCTTTGTATGAAGTATTTAAAATGCTAATGCATTCAAGTTGCTTTGAAATATTTCTGCTCCCTGCATGGACTAACTTGATTAGTGAGGCTTTGTGATCAAATTATTGGAAATCTTGTGAGATCTTGTGTTGGTTGAAAGCAAGCCGAAGCACATTAAGAATAAACTGATGATGCCGTGTCTGCTCTCATATCCATATATCATACCATATGTTACAATAAAACTTTACGACGGCAAGTGGCCTTAAACACTCAACAGTCACTGTAACATTTCGCTTcaataaaatcatgaaaaacgGTTCTACAGAAGTTAACTATTGTTATGAATTTAAAATACTCTGATGTCCGAGCCACGGCAACAAGGCAGCACTGCGCTTTCTGTTGTCAGCAAGATCCAACAAGGAGGCCCCAAGGCAGACCTGCATAAAGTGGGATTAGATGAACTGGAAACACCTTGATTTTTGGGGGGACAGAAGTCTGGACTGCTTCAGTTCAattgctgcccccacgactttGGTCGTCGGTGGCAAAATTCCTAGTTGAATATCTCAAGAAAGTGTGGCAATAAAGAAAATTCCGACCCAATCTTGGATCAACAAGAAAATGTAAGGGTATTAATACTTAGATTGCAGTTACTGTTCAGCAATTGAGCTCGTAGAGACTGATACCGAGGTAATGGATACCTGAAAAACATATTATGAGTTATCACTTAAAAATTCTGCATtctaaattgtatttttattgatgtCTGATAGAtcagtcagttttaaaatataaCCATGGGAGGTTACATTCCCTTTAAAGAACCACATGACTACACGACTATAGTACCACAGTTGCAGTATTAAAAGTTATGataacacacacaataaaaataataaataacaatacattttagaaaatatatatatttttttcgtTCCTGAACAGGTGATGAAGAGTGAAAATCAGTAGTTGGTTTCCAGGATGTCACAAATTCTAATTCATAATTTCATTGAAGTGAATGTAGAGTCAGAGATGTGGGATGATTTAAGGACACTTCAGAGGTCAAACAAGGAAGGCGTTAAAAACCAACAGCGCCAGGTCCGAGGACATGTAGACGCTGTAAGATTCCTGTTGAAACAGTACTTGAGTGACACCAGGATGGACAGTCATTGAGTCAGTGTGATACGGGGTCAGGGCCATGTCACATGCTGGATCTTCTTCTTGGCTTCCGGAGGCTTGAGCTCACCCTGAGGAGAGCAAAGAGATGTGAGCAAGTCTTGTGCATATAGTACATGCAACCATACTGTCCCATCTAACAGTTAATAGATACCTCTCAAGTTACTCTGAAAACCAATCAAACTGCAACAAAGATATACTTCAGATGGGGATTAAAAAATACACCTTGCTGAAACCAGATTCACGCTGGGCTGCTGTCACACCAGGCAACTCCTCTTCTTGATGTTAAATGGAAAACCAATTTTGGCTGATGACCTTCTCTGTCCGACACTCAGTTGGTTCACTCGACATCATAGGATGACTTTTGGTCGAGTAAGTAAACATATGGTTGTGACAGCAGTAGATTCAGCTGAGGTGCTTGTGCACCTCAAGCTACATGAAGTAGTACATAAACTGCACACGCTTCTGTAGTGAGAAGAAGTAGAAGTAGTAGAAATGAAAGAGTAAAATGAGTTTCCCTGGAATGGGCTGATCAATAGCGAGCCCAAGTGTCCACCGCACCCAGTCTgatctgaaaaataaatgaatggaagtctatggggagatcGAAGTGATTTTCcagtccactttgcctcatgccctggatcacacacatGCTGTACCTCAacttaaatgataaataatgatttgAGTTTTGACTACGTTTGTTGTGTAATTTTGATGATTGAagtatttggactacaaatcaaacaTCGCATGTATGACATCACATCAGAATCCGACAGCTCCGGCACcaaggcagatgctaaaggtactaaactatAAAAGGTAGAAGCTAGCAAATATGAGCCAACATTCTTTCCCTGTAGAGCTTGTCCCACCAGCTGACTCTCACTCGACCGACTATTGAGCGAGAGCCAGCAACAGGCATTGTAGTTCACTACTacacatcacacaaaacctaaagtaacttttgacGCCATCCGAAAAGCAGCGCTCTCACGGCATtaaaatgtatctttcaaattcacagacctCAGGTGAGAGATCTACAGCATATTTCAAGCCAGACCAGGAAATAACTTTCAcctctccattgactcctgttcatattttttgttcacTTAGGTCCCACAAGGTGGAAGTAGATGGGCATGACTTAGGCTCGCATCACATGTAGTTACAAAATATAGTAAATAAAACATAGTAATGGGACATTATAAATCAATTGTGAATCATAGCAAATGAGAATCGTGATTCTTATATGAATCGATATTTTGGCACAAATATTTCAGTGAGGGGTGCAACCAGACTGTGTggtctcacatcaaatgaaatgctttTCAGTTGTACTGTGGACTGAAAAGTTACTGCACTCTGCAGTGTTTGTATTTTTCCTCATGAggaataattaataaataagaaTGTGTTTGATTAAAACATAATTTTAAGGTCCATTTTTCTACATCATAATTACAAgtcatttcaaattaaaagccACCCCGTGTGATCTCTATTGGTGATGGGCAGTGATCTGCCGTAAAAAAACTGATCAGTGCATCCCTTGCATTCCTTAAACAGTACATTTAAACGAACTAATGATCCTACCGAGTTGTTTGCTTCGCGCTTGAGGCTCACACTGTCACTGCCGCGGGCAGAATTCTGTAGCGATGTAGGAGAGGATGGCGTGTTGCTAGAGAGTCGGCGGATGGGGTTGGACATGTTCACAGCTGGAGGCGGTTTTAATCGGTCGACAGTTGATCCTGTGTTTCTATCTGGACTTTGGATTTTTGGAGAGAATGGTTGAGAGGGACGCTGATGATCCCTAAGAACACAAACATTAAACATATTTTAGGTGGTGAAAACACTTTGAAGCAAATGAAGAGTAGACAAAGACATTAAGTAGAGGTGAAGTGGTGCACATGTACGAGGTGGGTCAAGTATTTCTACAACAGTGTGAGGAACATGTGACATTGtatcaatgtattttttatttttttttttattaatcggCACAAATCCACTCATTATTCCATTTCACGTCTTCTTACATACAGGTGAAACACTAATACTTGCATTGCAGTGACTCAAAACTAAAACATGCTCATTGCTGAATCCTAACTCAAGGTAAAATGAGTTGTTTATTTCTGGCATAATAGTCGTAAGTAAAATTCATTTCACAAGGAAATAATCATGACGCCACCGACGTCATTTTAGAAAAACTGAATTGACAGTTTAAATCGCTTCATGACACCAGGAGCTCACGACTGGTCTTCTTGTTTCCGTCAGGCAACTTACGCGTTTGCTCGGctcctctccatcctcctgccccaGCGGTTGTCGGGTAGATTACGCTGAGGCAATGGAATCACGTGCCGAACAAATAGCTCCGTCAGCTGGTCTCGATTCACACATTCTCCCGTCATGACCTTTTTCTGACAAATGTTAAAACAACCAGTGAAGAAGCTGCCCGCCATTCATTGCCGCTCTAACACGACACCGCGTTCCCTGAACACTTCTAAACTCACCTCACGCAGAAGAAGCAGTAGAAAATCTTTAGAT is part of the Synchiropus splendidus isolate RoL2022-P1 chromosome 10, RoL_Sspl_1.0, whole genome shotgun sequence genome and encodes:
- the c10h2orf49 gene encoding ashwin, whose product is MSAANMASSNVKDVTCGHKSDVDVLLHPELLSKDFLLLLLREKKVMTGECVNRDQLTELFVRHVIPLPQRNLPDNRWGRRMERSRANADHQRPSQPFSPKIQSPDRNTGSTVDRLKPPPAVNMSNPIRRLSSNTPSSPTSLQNSARGSDSVSLKREANNSGELKPPEAKKKIQHVTWP